From a single Lolium rigidum isolate FL_2022 chromosome 7, APGP_CSIRO_Lrig_0.1, whole genome shotgun sequence genomic region:
- the LOC124674806 gene encoding uncharacterized aarF domain-containing protein kinase 2-like, whose product MLRLQSIGERLLALGANRRAAHFSQSRHLSGYYAAARDNGLSTRRTIPAVFSRMVSHYKVVARKKAEDYSRRHMAFSRGYGSFSAAVSNSSARQQAQLAFRRLAHTYTYRGPRIPLMSRAACAVTLSVARSHIIPGFMALAFGKMALSRPVLADSRPPVPRMEGIVTKTRDTGQFLSSMLRSVWESITLFMRALHLAFLFFPATALAPFADRFSVEFRRRWLSLVRRTLEKAGPAFIKWGQWAATRPDLFPSDLCVELAKLHSGAPVHGFAYSKAAIEKAFGRKLSEIFETFEEDPVASGSIAQIHRATLRIKEDSDSDSAKKKKKKKKNQPTVKHVAVKVRHPGVGESIKKDFLLINSLAKISNAVPGLSWLRLDESVRQFAVFMMSQVDLSREAVNLGRFIHNFRRWRHVSFPEPLYPLVHPAVLVESFENGESVARFVDEIEGHARVKKDLAHIGTYAFLKMLLEDNFIHADMHPGNILVRVNESKKRNIFFRSKPHIVFLDVGMTAELSGNDRDNLKQFFKAVAIRDGRTAAKCTLQLSKNQNCPNPVAFTEELDKTFAFWGTPEGDVFHPVECMHQLLDTVRRHKVNIDGNICTVMVTILVLEGWQRKLDPRFDIMETLKTLLIEKEVKQPPMDYFG is encoded by the exons ATGCTGCGCCTACAGTCCATCGGCGAGAG GCTGCTGGCCCTCGGAGCAAACAGGCGGGCGGCCCATTTTTCCCAGTCGAGGCACCTCAGCGGCTACTACGCAGCAGCGAGGGACAATGGCCTGTCGACGAGGCGAACCATCCCAGCCGTCTTCTCCAGGATGGTTTCGCATTACAAGGTCGTCGCCAGAAAGAAGGCCGAGGATTACAGCCGCAGACACATGGCTTTCTCCAGAGGCTACGGCTCCTTCTCTGCGGCAGTGTCGAATTCGTCTGCAAGACAGCAAGCCCAGCTGGCGTTTAGGCGGCTCGCTCACACGTACACGTACCGCGGTCCCCGCATCCCGCTGATGAGCCGAGCAGCCTGTGCTGTCACTTTGTCTGTAGCGAGATCGCATATCATCCCTGGGTTCATGGCTCTGGCTTTTGGGAAGATGGCCTTGTCGCGGCCCGTCCTGGCTGACTCGCGGCCGCCCGTGCCCAGAATGGAAGGAATTGTCACCAAGACGCGGGATACTGGCCAGTTCCTGTCGTCCATGCTTCGTTCAGTCTGGGAGAGTATTACCTTGTTTATGAGAGCACTTCATCTGGCGTTCCTCTTCTTCCCTGCAACTGCATTGGCTCCATTTGCTGATAGGTTCAGCGTAGAGTTCAGAAGAAGGTGGCTTTCTCTGGTACGGCGCACCCTCGAAAAGGCTGGACCAGCATTCATTAAGTGGGGTCAATGGGCTGCGACACGTCCCGATCTCTTTCCAAGTGATCTCTGCGTTGAGCTTGCAAAGCTTCACAGCGGAGCTCCGGTGCATGGTTTCGCTTACAGCAAAGCTGCCATCGAGAAGGCATTCGGTCGTAAGCTTTCTGAAATATTTGAGACTTTTGAAGAGGATCCTGTAGCTTCCGGAAGCATTGCACAAATACATCGGGCTACATTGAGAATTAAAGAAGACTCTGACTCTGACTCtgcgaaaaagaagaaaaagaagaagaaaaatcaaCCTACTGTAAAGCATGTTGCAGTTAAGGTCAGGCATCCTGGTGTGGGAGAATCAATCAAGAAGGACTTCTTACTCATCAATTCTTTGGCAAAAATTTCGAATGCTGTCCCTGGATTGAGCTGGCTAAGGCTGGATGAGAGTGTCCGCCAGTTTGCAGTTTTCATGATGTCTCAGGTTGACCTTTCCAGGGAAGCTGTTAATTTAGGTCGTTTTATACACAACTTCCGGAGATGGAGACATGTTtctttcccagagccattatatccGCTTGTGCATCCAGCAGTCCTTGTCGAGTCATTTGAGAATGGAGAAAGTGTTGCTCGCTTTGTCGATGAAATTGAAGGGCATGCTCGGGTGAAGAAAGACCTTGCCCATATTGGGACATACGCATTCTTGAAGATGCTTCTG GAGGACAATTTTATTCACGCGGATATGCACCCAGGAAACATTCTTGTCCGTGTAAATGAGAGCAAGAAGAGGAATATATTTTTCAGATCTAAACCCCATATTGTTTTTCTTGATGTTGGCATGACTGCTGAGCTCTCTGGAAACGATCGTGATAACTTAAAACAATTCTTCAAGGCAGTTGCTATTAGAGATGGGCGTACTGCTGCAAAGTGTACACTACAATTATCAAAAAACCAGAACTGTCCAAATCCAGTGGCCTTTACTGAG GAATTGGATAAGACATTTGCTTTCTGGGGAACACCGGAGGGGGACGTTTTTCATCCTGTTGAATGCATGCATCAATTGCTCGACACAGTTCGTCGCCACAAAGTCAACATTGATGGCAACATCTGTACTGTAATGGTTACCATTTTGGTTCTTGAG GGGTGGCAACGCAAGCTAGACCCACGCTTTGATATCATGGAGACGTTGAAGACTCTACTAATAGAGAAGGAAGTAAAACAACCACCAATGGATTATTTTGGATAA